One Pseudomonas lalucatii genomic window carries:
- the nuoN gene encoding NADH-quinone oxidoreductase subunit NuoN, with product MPFTLQHLIALLPLLVTSATLILVMLNVAWKRNHGLTFLISVVGLNLALLSIIPVLEVAPLQVTPLLLVDQFACYYMALILAATLACVTLTHAYLGEATLNAGETSRQGYPGNREEMYLLMLLSAAGGLVLAGAQHLAGLFIGLELLSVPIYGLVAYAFFDKRSLEAGIKYMVLSAAGSAFLLFGMALLYADSGSLGFAQIGASLSDGGGLLVQIGIGMMLIGLSFKLSLVPFHLWTPDVYEGAPAPVAAFLATASKVAVFAVLLRLYQISPATAGGWLNDLLTLIAIASILFGNLLALLQSNLKRLLGYSSIAHFGYLLVALVASKGLAVEAIGVYLATYVLTSLGAFGVITLMSTPYNGRDADALYEYRGLFWRRPYLTAVLTVMMLSLAGIPLTAGFIGKFYVIAAGVQAQLWWLLGALVLGSAIAVFYYLRVMVTLFLNEPNLRRHDAPFNWGQRAGGIMLLFVALLAFAIGIYPQPLLAMLSGISLG from the coding sequence ATGCCATTCACCCTCCAGCACCTCATCGCCCTGCTGCCGCTGCTGGTGACCAGCGCCACGCTGATCCTGGTCATGCTGAACGTCGCCTGGAAGCGCAACCACGGCCTGACCTTCCTGATCTCGGTGGTCGGCCTGAACCTGGCCCTGCTGTCGATCATTCCGGTGCTCGAGGTGGCCCCGTTGCAGGTCACGCCGTTGCTGCTGGTGGACCAGTTCGCCTGCTACTACATGGCCCTGATCCTGGCCGCCACCCTGGCCTGCGTGACCCTGACCCACGCCTACCTGGGCGAGGCGACCCTGAACGCCGGCGAAACCAGCCGCCAGGGCTATCCGGGCAACCGCGAGGAGATGTACCTGCTGATGCTGCTGTCGGCCGCCGGCGGCCTGGTGCTGGCCGGCGCACAGCACCTGGCCGGGCTGTTCATCGGCCTGGAATTGCTCTCGGTGCCGATCTACGGCCTGGTCGCCTATGCCTTCTTCGACAAGCGCTCGCTGGAGGCCGGCATCAAGTACATGGTGCTGTCGGCCGCCGGCAGCGCCTTCCTGCTGTTCGGCATGGCCCTGCTCTACGCCGACTCCGGCAGCCTGGGCTTCGCCCAGATCGGCGCCAGCCTCTCCGACGGCGGAGGCCTGCTGGTGCAGATCGGCATCGGCATGATGCTCATCGGCCTGTCCTTCAAGCTGTCGCTGGTGCCCTTCCACCTGTGGACCCCGGATGTGTATGAAGGCGCACCGGCGCCGGTGGCGGCCTTCCTCGCCACGGCCAGCAAGGTCGCGGTGTTCGCCGTGCTGCTGCGCCTGTACCAGATCTCCCCGGCCACCGCCGGCGGCTGGCTGAACGATCTGCTGACCCTGATCGCCATCGCCTCGATCCTGTTCGGCAACCTGCTGGCGCTGCTGCAGAGCAACCTCAAGCGCCTGCTGGGTTACTCCTCGATCGCCCACTTCGGCTATCTGCTGGTGGCCCTGGTCGCCAGCAAGGGCCTGGCCGTGGAGGCCATCGGCGTCTACCTGGCCACCTACGTGCTGACCAGCCTCGGCGCCTTCGGCGTGATCACCCTGATGTCGACCCCCTACAACGGCCGCGATGCCGACGCCCTGTACGAATACCGCGGGCTGTTCTGGCGCCGCCCCTACCTGACCGCGGTGCTCACGGTGATGATGCTGTCGCTGGCCGGCATACCGCTCACCGCCGGCTTCATCGGCAAGTTCTACGTCATCGCCGCCGGCGTGCAGGCCCAGCTCTGGTGGCTGCTCGGCGCCCTGGTGCTGGGCAGCGCCATCGCCGTGTTCTACTACCTGCGGGTGATGGTCACCCTGTTCCTCAACGAGCCCAACCTGCGCCGCCACGACGCCCCCTTCAACTGGGGACAGCGCGCCGGCGGCATCATGCTGCTGTTCGTGGCGCTGCTGGCCTTTGCCATCGGCATCTACCCGCAGCCGCTGCTGGCGATGCTCAGCGGCATCAGCCTGGGCTGA
- a CDS encoding Na+/H+ antiporter family protein: MNAVIAAVGLMLILSLCRVHVVVALIVGALLGGLLGGLGVEGTLAAFNRGLGGGATVALSYALLGAFAVAIAKSGLAHALADRALALVGRQQAGGGGLLKWSLIALLLAVAVASQNILPIHIAFIPLLVPPLLYVLSKLQLDRRLIACVLTFGLVTPYMFLPVGFGGIFLNEILLANVAQAGVDTGGIGVAQAMAIPALGMLCGLLVAVLLSYRGKRVYDLAKIERVERVDVAYNPLSLLVAGVAIAAAFIVQLWLDSMIIGALAGFVIFSLSGVVRWKEADGLFTEGMKMMAMIGFIMIAAAGFAEVMKATGEVKTLVDGAAELIGHDKATGALLMLLVGLLVTMGIGSSFSTVPIIAAIFVPLGVQLGFSPLAIVAIVGTAGALGDAGSPASDSTLGPTAGLNIDGQHNHIWDSVVPTFLHYNLPLLAFGWLAAMVL; this comes from the coding sequence ATGAACGCAGTAATCGCAGCGGTCGGCCTCATGCTGATCCTCAGCCTGTGCCGCGTGCACGTGGTGGTCGCCCTGATCGTCGGGGCGCTGCTCGGCGGCCTGCTCGGCGGCCTGGGCGTCGAGGGCACGCTGGCGGCCTTCAATCGGGGCCTGGGCGGCGGCGCCACCGTGGCGCTGTCCTATGCGCTGCTCGGCGCCTTCGCCGTGGCCATCGCCAAGTCGGGCCTGGCCCATGCCCTGGCCGACAGGGCGCTGGCCCTGGTCGGCCGGCAGCAGGCGGGCGGCGGCGGGCTGCTCAAGTGGTCGCTGATCGCGCTGTTGCTGGCGGTGGCGGTCGCCTCGCAGAACATCCTGCCGATCCATATCGCCTTCATCCCGCTGCTGGTGCCGCCGCTGCTCTACGTGCTGAGCAAGCTGCAACTGGATCGCCGGCTGATCGCCTGCGTACTGACCTTCGGCCTGGTCACCCCCTACATGTTTTTGCCGGTGGGCTTCGGCGGCATCTTCCTCAACGAGATCCTGCTGGCCAACGTGGCCCAGGCCGGGGTGGACACCGGCGGCATCGGCGTCGCGCAGGCCATGGCCATTCCGGCCCTGGGCATGCTGTGCGGCCTGCTGGTGGCGGTGCTGCTGAGCTATCGCGGCAAGCGGGTCTATGACCTGGCGAAGATCGAGCGGGTCGAGCGCGTGGACGTGGCCTACAACCCGCTCAGCCTGCTTGTGGCCGGGGTGGCCATCGCCGCCGCTTTCATCGTGCAGCTGTGGCTGGACTCGATGATCATCGGTGCGCTGGCCGGCTTCGTGATCTTCTCGCTGTCCGGGGTGGTGCGCTGGAAGGAGGCCGACGGCCTGTTCACCGAGGGCATGAAGATGATGGCGATGATCGGCTTCATCATGATCGCCGCCGCCGGCTTCGCCGAGGTGATGAAGGCCACCGGCGAGGTGAAGACCCTGGTCGACGGCGCCGCCGAGTTGATCGGCCACGACAAGGCGACAGGCGCGCTGCTGATGCTGCTGGTCGGCCTGCTGGTGACCATGGGCATCGGCTCGTCCTTCTCGACCGTGCCGATCATCGCGGCGATCTTCGTGCCGCTGGGCGTGCAGCTGGGCTTCAGCCCGCTGGCCATCGTTGCCATCGTCGGCACCGCCGGGGCCCTGGGCGATGCCGGCTCCCCGGCCTCCGACTCGACCCTGGGCCCGACCGCGGGGCTGAACATCGACGGCCAGCACAACCACATCTGGGACAGCGTGGTGCCGACCTTCCTGCACTACAACCTGCCGCTGCTGGCGTTCGGCTGGCTGGCGGCGATGGTGTTGTAA
- a CDS encoding NADPH-dependent FMN reductase, with product MLNFAVVAGSGRSNSQSAKVARFLRQRLLQLQLTDQDSSSLIDLGLAPLPLWPAEDSGPWNLYRQQLQAADALLIIAPEWNGMACPAIKNFFIYAGKGELAHKPALLVGVSAGMGGAYPISELRASSYKNCRLCYLPEHLIVRRVESLLNGPEPAGEDDRRLRARIDYDLDILAKYAQALKPVRGSIDMTTPDFANGM from the coding sequence ATGCTGAATTTCGCAGTAGTGGCCGGCTCCGGTCGCAGCAACAGCCAGTCGGCCAAGGTCGCCCGTTTTCTCCGCCAGCGCCTGCTGCAACTGCAGCTGACCGACCAGGACTCGAGCAGCCTCATCGACCTGGGGCTCGCCCCCTTGCCGCTGTGGCCCGCCGAGGATAGCGGACCCTGGAACCTCTACCGGCAGCAGCTGCAGGCTGCCGACGCGCTGCTGATCATCGCCCCCGAGTGGAACGGCATGGCCTGTCCGGCCATCAAGAACTTCTTCATCTATGCCGGCAAGGGCGAGCTGGCGCACAAGCCCGCGCTGCTGGTCGGCGTCTCCGCGGGCATGGGCGGCGCCTACCCGATCAGCGAGCTACGCGCCTCCAGCTACAAGAACTGCCGGCTCTGCTACCTGCCCGAGCACCTGATCGTCCGCCGTGTCGAAAGCCTGCTGAACGGCCCCGAGCCGGCCGGCGAAGACGACCGCCGCCTGCGTGCGCGCATCGACTACGACCTGGACATCCTGGCCAAGTACGCCCAGGCCTTGAAGCCGGTACGCGGCAGCATCGACATGACCACCCCGGACTTCGCCAACGGCATGTGA
- a CDS encoding HPP family protein — translation MLTYLRKLRGAASALPPRATPRQMALAWLGGALAMACVANVGEQLPSGLLLGSFGASCVLVFGYPDLPFSQPRNVIVGHLLSSLVGLLLLHGVGPQWWSLSLAVGSAIALMMLTRSVHPPAGSNPVIIFLAQPSWDFLLFPTLFGALLLVVVALLYNNGTRSTRYPQYW, via the coding sequence ATGCTGACTTACCTACGGAAACTGCGAGGCGCCGCGAGCGCCCTACCACCTCGCGCGACGCCCCGGCAGATGGCCCTGGCCTGGCTCGGCGGCGCCCTGGCCATGGCCTGCGTGGCCAACGTCGGCGAGCAGCTGCCATCGGGCCTGCTGCTGGGCTCCTTCGGTGCCTCCTGTGTGCTGGTGTTCGGCTATCCCGACCTGCCGTTCTCGCAGCCGCGCAATGTGATCGTCGGTCATCTGCTGAGCAGCCTGGTAGGCCTGCTGTTGCTCCATGGCGTCGGCCCGCAATGGTGGTCGCTCTCCCTCGCGGTGGGCAGCGCCATCGCCCTGATGATGCTGACCCGCAGCGTCCACCCGCCGGCAGGCTCGAATCCGGTGATCATCTTTCTCGCCCAACCGAGCTGGGACTTCCTGCTGTTCCCCACCCTGTTCGGCGCCCTGCTGCTGGTCGTCGTCGCCCTGCTGTACAACAACGGCACCCGCAGCACGCGCTACCCCCAGTACTGGTAG
- a CDS encoding sensor domain-containing diguanylate cyclase, with product MNAPLDLNEFHWLMAIVQSIDVGVVMLDRECRIEIWNSFMENHSGRQPGEVHQQSFFTVFPEVDEAWFRQKLETVSQLGTPAFTIWEQRPYLMRFKSYQPITGQEDHMFQNVTLIPLRATDSEVAHICVIIYDVTEVAVNKRQLQSANRELKRLSSTDRLTGLNNRGHWEEALRHEYARHQRYQSMAALVMFDIDHFKKVNDSHGHQAGDKVIKAVAELVLARVRTTDVAGRYGGEEFAVLLPDTDAEGGRLFAERLRLAVEAMRVEHDGVAIPVTISLGVADLGRRSNDYQQFIEWADHALYDSKKGGRNRTSLYHPAAQ from the coding sequence ATGAACGCACCGCTGGATCTCAACGAGTTTCACTGGCTGATGGCGATCGTGCAGAGCATCGATGTCGGCGTGGTCATGCTGGATCGCGAATGCCGTATCGAAATCTGGAACAGCTTCATGGAGAACCATTCCGGCCGCCAGCCCGGCGAGGTGCACCAGCAGTCCTTCTTCACCGTGTTCCCCGAGGTGGACGAGGCGTGGTTCCGGCAGAAACTGGAGACCGTTAGCCAACTGGGGACGCCGGCCTTCACCATCTGGGAGCAGCGGCCCTACCTGATGCGCTTCAAGAGCTACCAGCCGATCACCGGGCAGGAAGATCACATGTTCCAGAACGTCACGCTGATCCCGCTGCGGGCGACCGACAGCGAGGTCGCGCACATCTGCGTGATCATCTACGACGTCACCGAGGTGGCGGTCAACAAGCGCCAGCTGCAGAGCGCCAACCGCGAGCTCAAGCGCCTGTCCAGTACCGACCGGCTCACCGGCCTGAATAACCGAGGGCACTGGGAAGAAGCCCTGCGCCATGAATATGCCCGCCACCAGCGCTACCAGAGCATGGCGGCGCTGGTGATGTTCGATATCGATCATTTCAAGAAGGTCAACGACAGCCATGGCCATCAGGCCGGCGACAAGGTGATCAAGGCCGTCGCCGAACTGGTGCTCGCCCGCGTGCGCACCACGGATGTCGCCGGACGCTACGGTGGCGAGGAATTCGCCGTGTTGTTGCCGGACACCGATGCCGAGGGCGGCCGGCTGTTCGCCGAGCGCTTGCGCCTGGCGGTGGAGGCCATGCGGGTGGAGCACGACGGCGTTGCCATTCCGGTGACCATCAGCCTCGGCGTGGCTGATCTCGGCCGGCGCAGCAACGATTACCAGCAGTTCATCGAGTGGGCCGACCACGCCCTCTACGACTCCAAGAAGGGCGGCCGCAACCGCACCAGCCTTTACCATCCCGCCGCCCAGTAG
- a CDS encoding DUF1272 domain-containing protein — MLQLRPNCECCNRDLPPDSTEARICSFECTFCRACCDQLLHGRCPNCGGELLRRPTRPAGALDRFPAVRERILKPCH; from the coding sequence ATGTTGCAACTGCGCCCTAACTGCGAATGCTGCAATCGCGACCTGCCGCCGGACTCGACAGAGGCGCGCATCTGCTCGTTCGAATGCACCTTCTGTCGCGCCTGCTGCGACCAGCTGCTGCACGGCCGCTGTCCGAACTGCGGCGGCGAACTGCTCAGGCGGCCGACCAGGCCGGCTGGCGCCCTGGACCGGTTTCCCGCCGTCCGTGAACGCATCCTGAAACCCTGCCACTGA
- a CDS encoding methyl-accepting chemotaxis protein, which produces MQQQFREVDQVATAFQEMSATAHDVAHNAAQAADAARSADQASREGLGVIGQTTASIELLAREMNQAMQEVEGLASSSEQIGSVLEVIRSIAEQTNLLALNAAIEAARAGEAGRGFAVVADEVRNLAKRTQDSVEEIRQVIEGLQSGTREVVSSMHSSHRQAQGSVAQVEQAVAALQRIGQAVGVITDMNLQIASAAEEQSSVAEEINRNVASIRDVTESISGQAEESAQVSQNLNRLANHQQSLMDQFRV; this is translated from the coding sequence ATGCAGCAGCAGTTCCGCGAGGTCGATCAGGTGGCCACCGCCTTCCAGGAGATGAGCGCCACCGCCCACGACGTCGCACACAACGCCGCGCAAGCCGCCGACGCCGCACGCAGCGCCGACCAGGCCAGCCGCGAAGGCCTCGGCGTGATCGGCCAGACCACCGCCTCCATCGAACTGCTGGCCAGGGAAATGAACCAGGCCATGCAGGAGGTCGAGGGCCTGGCCAGCAGCAGCGAGCAGATCGGCTCGGTGCTGGAGGTGATCCGCTCGATCGCCGAGCAGACCAACCTGCTGGCGCTCAACGCCGCCATCGAGGCGGCCCGTGCCGGCGAGGCCGGCCGCGGTTTCGCCGTGGTCGCCGACGAGGTGCGCAACCTGGCCAAGCGCACCCAGGACTCGGTGGAGGAGATCCGCCAGGTGATCGAGGGGCTGCAGAGCGGTACCCGCGAGGTGGTCAGCAGCATGCACAGCAGCCACCGCCAGGCCCAGGGCAGCGTCGCCCAGGTCGAACAGGCGGTCGCCGCCCTGCAGCGGATCGGCCAAGCGGTCGGCGTGATCACCGACATGAACCTGCAGATCGCCAGCGCCGCCGAGGAACAGAGTTCGGTGGCCGAGGAGATCAACCGCAACGTCGCCTCCATCCGTGACGTCACCGAGTCGATCTCCGGCCAGGCCGAGGAATCGGCACAGGTCAGCCAGAACCTCAACCGCCTGGCCAACCACCAACAGAGCCTGATGGATCAGTTCCGCGTCTGA
- a CDS encoding patatin-like phospholipase family protein, which translates to MSAIHIKSPALTIKAGRRALARIRQRGLQPADVGILPGAAGGPKALGIQGLDLALFGDWLPRAPRERALIGASIGSWRFASACLADAAAGIRRLGELYTEQQFAKGVSMAEVSRSCRLMLEQLLEGQDARVLDNPHYRLNIMVVRSQGLLRHDHRAALGLGLSAVIGNNLLGRPRLARHFERIILHDARQAPPLAALADFPSRCLPLDRHNLRHALLASGSIPMIMQGVRDIPGVGPGIYRDGGLLDYHLDLPYDGDDIVLYPHFTDRVIPGWFDKNLPWRRGDDRRLQDVLLLAPSPEYLARLPHGKLPDRRDFTRYQGDDHGRRRYWHQAMDESRRLGDEFLELLENGGLAQRMRPL; encoded by the coding sequence ATGAGCGCGATTCACATCAAGTCCCCTGCCCTGACGATCAAGGCAGGCCGCCGCGCCTTGGCGCGCATTCGCCAGCGCGGCCTGCAACCGGCGGATGTCGGCATTCTGCCCGGCGCCGCCGGCGGCCCGAAAGCCCTGGGCATCCAGGGGCTCGATCTGGCGCTGTTCGGCGACTGGCTGCCACGCGCCCCGCGCGAGCGCGCGCTGATCGGCGCCTCCATAGGCTCCTGGCGCTTCGCCAGCGCCTGCCTGGCCGACGCTGCCGCCGGCATCCGCCGCCTCGGCGAGCTGTATACCGAACAGCAGTTTGCCAAGGGCGTGAGCATGGCCGAGGTCTCGCGCAGCTGTCGGCTGATGCTCGAGCAGCTGTTGGAGGGCCAGGACGCCCGGGTGCTGGACAACCCGCACTACCGCCTGAACATCATGGTGGTGCGCAGCCAGGGTCTGCTCCGGCATGACCATCGCGCCGCCCTGGGGCTGGGCCTGTCCGCGGTCATCGGCAACAACCTGCTGGGACGGCCGCGCCTGGCCCGGCATTTCGAGCGCATCATCCTGCATGACGCCCGCCAGGCGCCGCCATTGGCGGCCCTGGCGGACTTCCCGTCACGCTGCCTGCCACTGGACCGGCACAATCTGCGTCACGCCCTGCTCGCCTCCGGCTCGATTCCCATGATCATGCAGGGCGTTCGCGATATTCCCGGCGTCGGTCCCGGGATCTATCGCGACGGCGGGCTGCTCGACTACCACCTCGACCTGCCCTACGACGGTGACGACATCGTGCTGTATCCGCACTTCACCGACCGGGTGATTCCCGGCTGGTTCGACAAGAATCTGCCCTGGCGCCGCGGCGATGACCGGCGCCTGCAAGACGTGCTGCTCCTCGCCCCGTCGCCGGAGTACCTGGCGCGCCTGCCCCATGGCAAACTCCCCGACCGCAGGGACTTCACCCGCTACCAGGGCGACGACCACGGACGCCGGCGTTACTGGCACCAGGCCATGGACGAGAGTCGGCGTCTCGGCGACGAGTTCCTCGAACTGCTGGAGAACGGCGGCCTGGCACAGCGCATGCGGCCCCTGTGA
- a CDS encoding response regulator — MSISSLLVCDDSNMARKQLIRALPADWSVTVVQAVNGREGLEAIRQGGIGLVLLDLTMPELDGYAVLAAIRAEALDARVIVVSGDVQDEAVKRVHALGALAFLKKPVDPDLLRRTLLEHGLLVERRNELVPQSAFDEPSVQFRDAFREVVNVAMGQAAALLARLLDVFVRLPIPNVNILEVGELHMALAHAQQGDQLSAVCQGYIGSGIAGEALLIFHDSEVRDMAKLMRWKPVNRDGELEMLLDLASILIGACLSGIAEQLDVSFSQGHPVVLGQHSSIDELIRVNQRRWKKTLAVELSYSLEGHDIHFDLLLLFTEDSVARLSHKTAYLMS; from the coding sequence TTGTCGATATCCTCGCTGCTGGTGTGTGATGACTCCAATATGGCGCGCAAACAGCTGATCCGGGCGCTGCCCGCCGATTGGTCGGTGACCGTGGTTCAGGCCGTCAACGGCCGCGAAGGGCTCGAAGCCATTCGCCAGGGCGGCATCGGCCTGGTGCTGCTCGACCTGACCATGCCCGAACTGGATGGCTATGCAGTCCTGGCGGCGATCCGCGCCGAGGCGCTGGATGCCCGGGTCATAGTGGTGTCCGGCGACGTGCAGGACGAGGCGGTCAAGCGGGTCCACGCCCTCGGCGCACTGGCCTTCCTGAAGAAGCCCGTCGACCCGGACTTGCTCCGGCGTACCCTGCTCGAGCATGGATTGCTGGTCGAGCGCCGGAACGAGCTGGTCCCGCAGTCCGCCTTCGACGAGCCCAGTGTGCAGTTTCGCGATGCCTTTCGCGAGGTGGTGAACGTGGCGATGGGCCAGGCCGCGGCCTTGCTGGCCCGGCTGCTGGATGTGTTCGTGCGTTTGCCGATCCCCAACGTCAATATTCTCGAGGTCGGCGAACTGCATATGGCCCTGGCCCACGCCCAGCAGGGCGACCAGCTGTCGGCGGTGTGCCAGGGCTATATCGGCAGTGGCATCGCGGGGGAGGCGCTGCTGATCTTCCATGACTCCGAAGTGCGGGACATGGCCAAGCTGATGCGCTGGAAGCCGGTCAATCGGGATGGCGAGCTGGAGATGCTGCTGGACCTGGCCAGCATCCTGATCGGCGCCTGCCTGAGCGGCATCGCCGAGCAGCTCGATGTCAGCTTCTCCCAGGGGCATCCGGTGGTGCTCGGCCAGCATTCGTCCATCGACGAGCTGATCCGCGTCAATCAGCGCCGCTGGAAGAAGACCCTGGCGGTCGAGCTCAGCTACAGCCTGGAGGGACACGATATTCATTTCGACCTGCTGCTGCTGTTCACCGAAGACTCGGTGGCCAGGCTTTCCCACAAAACCGCCTACCTGATGAGCTGA